A region of Burkholderiales bacterium JOSHI_001 DNA encodes the following proteins:
- a CDS encoding transcriptional regulator (PFAM: Bacterial regulatory proteins, gntR family; FCD domain), translated as MNVAAGLQEAILDKLRSRTWRAGHRLPTERALSEQYGISRSTVRRVLQDFKRKRLITQTVGSGTYVADEVQDALTVLAPTGPAQAVSPAELMSARLVLEPALIDMVIGAATAADFARMDECNHRAEQAATLEDFERWDAALHEAIAEASHNGFMTRVFALMSQARTQGEWGMLKRRSATPQRRLEYESEHRALVAALKDRDAERARAMCLAHLLHVRTSMLGY; from the coding sequence ATGAATGTGGCAGCCGGCCTGCAGGAGGCCATCCTCGACAAGTTGCGCTCGCGCACCTGGCGCGCCGGCCACCGCCTGCCCACCGAGCGGGCCCTGAGCGAGCAATACGGCATCAGCCGCTCCACGGTGCGTCGTGTGCTGCAGGACTTCAAGCGCAAGCGCCTCATCACCCAGACCGTGGGCAGCGGCACCTACGTGGCCGACGAGGTGCAGGACGCGCTGACCGTGCTGGCGCCCACCGGGCCGGCCCAGGCGGTGAGCCCGGCCGAGCTGATGAGCGCGCGCCTCGTGCTGGAGCCGGCCCTGATCGACATGGTGATCGGTGCCGCCACGGCAGCCGACTTCGCCCGCATGGACGAGTGCAACCACCGCGCCGAACAAGCCGCCACGCTGGAGGACTTCGAGCGCTGGGACGCGGCCCTGCACGAGGCCATCGCCGAAGCCTCGCACAACGGCTTCATGACCCGCGTGTTCGCGCTGATGAGCCAGGCGCGGACGCAGGGCGAATGGGGCATGCTCAAGCGCCGCAGCGCCACGCCGCAGCGACGGCTGGAATATGAAAGCGAACACCGCGCCCTGGTCGCGGCGCTGAAGGACCGAGACGCCGAGCGCGCGCGCGCCATGTGCCTGGCCCATCTGCTGCACGTGCGCACCAGCATGCTGGGCTACTGA
- a CDS encoding hypothetical protein (PFAM: Tripartite tricarboxylate transporter family receptor), whose amino-acid sequence MALDVRRRVALLALWPGLLALTSAQAQDYPARPVRIIVPFAPGGSADVYGRFIAQRLQDALGQSFVIDNRPGGGSVIGTDAVAKAAPDGHTLLLMSNTHTVNESLIPNKPFVLMRDFVPVAPISYSDLVLVVRAGLPFNSLCDLIQAAKARPGGMSYASSGPGTPYHMAGELFKAMAGISVVHIPYKGSSGARTDVLGGQLEMMFDAIPTMTEHIKAGKVKALATTGKARSAVLPDVPTFTEAGVPGYEATLWLGLLAPKGTPPAVVAKLNAEVAKITSHPDTRRTWAQQGTTPMTMGVDEFGRYLNEDIAKWANIVRISGAKAE is encoded by the coding sequence ATGGCCCTCGATGTTCGTCGACGTGTTGCCTTGTTGGCCCTGTGGCCGGGGCTGCTGGCCCTGACGTCTGCCCAGGCGCAGGACTATCCCGCCCGGCCGGTGCGCATCATCGTGCCCTTCGCGCCGGGCGGCTCGGCCGACGTGTACGGCCGCTTCATCGCCCAGCGCCTTCAGGACGCGCTGGGCCAGAGCTTCGTCATCGACAACCGGCCCGGGGGTGGCTCGGTGATCGGCACCGACGCGGTGGCCAAGGCCGCGCCGGACGGCCACACGCTGCTGCTGATGTCCAACACCCACACGGTGAACGAGTCGCTGATACCGAACAAGCCCTTCGTGCTGATGCGCGACTTCGTGCCGGTGGCACCCATTAGCTATTCGGACCTGGTGCTGGTGGTGCGCGCCGGCCTGCCTTTCAACAGCCTGTGCGACCTGATCCAGGCGGCCAAGGCCAGGCCGGGCGGCATGTCCTACGCGTCCTCCGGCCCGGGCACGCCGTACCACATGGCCGGTGAACTGTTCAAGGCCATGGCCGGCATCTCGGTGGTGCATATCCCCTACAAGGGCAGTTCGGGCGCGCGCACCGACGTGCTGGGCGGCCAGCTGGAAATGATGTTCGACGCCATTCCCACCATGACCGAGCACATCAAGGCCGGCAAGGTGAAGGCCCTGGCCACCACCGGCAAGGCGCGCTCGGCGGTGCTGCCCGACGTGCCCACCTTCACCGAGGCCGGTGTGCCCGGCTACGAGGCCACGCTATGGCTGGGCCTCCTCGCGCCCAAGGGCACGCCGCCGGCCGTGGTGGCCAAGCTGAATGCCGAGGTGGCCAAGATCACGTCCCACCCCGACACGCGCCGGACCTGGGCGCAGCAGGGCACCACGCCGATGACGATGGGCGTGGACGAGTTCGGCCGCTACCTGAACGAGGACATCGCCAAGTGGGCGAACATCGTGCGCATCTCCGGCGCGAAGGCGGAATAG
- a CDS encoding ABC-type molybdate transport system, periplasmic component, which yields MTTLNLLSAGAARGLVLALQAQFSAATGATLNVSFGAVGAMREALLGGAPCDVIILTDALIDALAQEGRADATSRAALGRVRTGVAVRAGCPHPDVATAAGLKAALQGADALYFPDPAKATAGIHFAHVMRELGVHDALAPHFHAHPNGATAMRELAASTSPQPIGCTQVTEILYTPGVELVGLLPTEFELATVYTAAVTPQAADAALAAQFIALLAGDSALALRRAGGFEVQP from the coding sequence ATGACCACGTTGAACCTTCTGAGCGCCGGCGCGGCGCGCGGCCTGGTGCTGGCGCTGCAGGCGCAGTTCAGCGCCGCCACCGGGGCCACGCTGAACGTCAGCTTCGGTGCCGTGGGCGCCATGCGCGAAGCCCTGCTGGGCGGCGCGCCGTGCGATGTCATCATCCTGACCGACGCGTTGATCGACGCGCTCGCCCAGGAAGGCCGGGCCGACGCCACCAGCCGGGCCGCGCTGGGCCGCGTGCGCACCGGCGTGGCGGTGCGCGCGGGCTGCCCGCACCCCGACGTGGCCACCGCCGCTGGCCTGAAGGCGGCACTGCAGGGCGCCGACGCGCTGTACTTCCCCGACCCGGCCAAGGCCACCGCCGGCATTCACTTCGCGCACGTGATGCGCGAACTGGGCGTGCACGACGCGCTGGCGCCGCATTTCCACGCCCACCCCAACGGCGCCACCGCCATGCGTGAACTGGCCGCCAGCACATCGCCACAGCCCATCGGCTGCACCCAGGTGACCGAAATCCTCTACACCCCGGGCGTGGAACTGGTGGGCCTGCTGCCGACAGAGTTCGAGCTGGCCACGGTCTACACCGCTGCGGTCACCCCGCAGGCGGCTGACGCGGCGCTGGCCGCGCAATTCATCGCCCTGCTGGCCGGTGACAGCGCGCTGGCCTTGCGCCGGGCCGGCGGCTTCGAAGTTCAGCCGTAG
- a CDS encoding methionine synthase II (cobalamin-independent) (PFAM: Cobalamin-independent synthase, Catalytic domain), producing the protein MFKTAIAGSLPKPAWLAETGKLWPRWQAEGPELAQAKLDATLLWVKQQEDAGLSVIGDGEQSRQHFVHGFLERVEGIDFEHKVEMGIRADRYKAMVPQVVGPLKLAGRVHEAEARFVRAHTRRQVKFTLPGPMTIVDTVADRFYGDREKLAMAFAELLNQEALALQADGVDIVQFDEPAFNVYMDDAARWGVPALERAAQGLGCKTAVHICYGYGIQANLDWKGTLGQEWRQYEKVFPALAASRIDQVSVECIHSRVPAELMALLTGKDVMVGVIDVASDSIETPEEVADTIGRALQHVPRQHLVACTNCGLAPMQRAVAEAKLRALAQGAALAQQRYG; encoded by the coding sequence ATGTTCAAAACCGCCATCGCCGGCAGCCTGCCCAAACCCGCCTGGCTGGCCGAAACCGGCAAGCTGTGGCCGCGCTGGCAGGCCGAAGGCCCTGAACTGGCTCAGGCCAAGCTGGACGCCACACTGTTGTGGGTGAAGCAGCAGGAAGACGCGGGCCTGTCGGTCATCGGCGACGGCGAGCAGTCGCGCCAGCACTTCGTGCACGGCTTCCTGGAACGGGTGGAAGGCATTGACTTCGAGCACAAGGTGGAAATGGGCATCCGCGCCGACCGCTACAAGGCCATGGTGCCGCAGGTGGTGGGCCCGCTGAAGCTGGCCGGGCGCGTGCACGAGGCCGAAGCGCGCTTCGTGCGCGCGCACACCCGCCGGCAGGTGAAGTTCACCTTGCCCGGCCCCATGACCATCGTCGACACCGTGGCCGATCGCTTCTATGGCGACCGCGAAAAGCTGGCGATGGCTTTTGCCGAATTGCTGAACCAGGAGGCGCTGGCCCTGCAGGCCGACGGCGTGGACATCGTGCAGTTCGACGAACCGGCTTTCAATGTCTACATGGACGACGCCGCCCGCTGGGGCGTGCCCGCGCTGGAGCGTGCAGCCCAGGGGCTGGGCTGCAAGACCGCGGTGCACATCTGTTACGGCTACGGCATCCAGGCCAACCTGGACTGGAAGGGCACCCTGGGCCAGGAATGGCGCCAGTACGAGAAGGTGTTTCCGGCGCTGGCCGCCAGCCGCATCGACCAGGTGAGCGTGGAATGCATCCACTCCCGGGTGCCGGCCGAATTGATGGCGCTGCTGACCGGCAAGGACGTGATGGTGGGCGTGATCGACGTGGCCAGCGACAGCATCGAAACCCCGGAAGAAGTGGCCGACACCATCGGCCGCGCGCTGCAGCATGTACCGCGCCAGCACCTGGTGGCCTGCACCAACTGCGGCCTGGCGCCGATGCAGCGTGCCGTGGCCGAGGCCAAGCTGCGAGCGCTGGCCCAGGGCGCCGCGCTGGCGCAGCAGCGCTACGGCTGA
- a CDS encoding glutathione S-transferase (PFAM: Glutathione S-transferase, N-terminal domain; Glutathione S-transferase, C-terminal domain; overlaps another CDS with the same product name) encodes MSITLYDCATAPSPRRARILLAEKGLAHETVQVDLRSGEQLSAAYRAINPQCTVPALRTEEGALLTDNAAIAAYLEARYPEPPLMGRTPTDKAEIASWQWRVEFEGLMPVAEALRNSSPAMADRALPGPVNYAQIPELAQRGLARLQQFFTLLNEHLAERDYIAAGQFSIADITAVVAIDFARVVKVRPADTHPHLQRWRALMATRPAMYL; translated from the coding sequence ATGAGCATCACCCTGTACGACTGCGCCACCGCGCCCAGCCCGCGCCGCGCCCGCATCCTGCTGGCTGAAAAAGGCCTGGCCCATGAGACCGTGCAGGTGGACCTGCGCAGCGGTGAGCAATTGAGCGCAGCCTACCGCGCCATCAACCCGCAGTGCACCGTGCCCGCGCTGCGCACCGAAGAAGGCGCGCTGCTCACCGACAACGCGGCCATCGCCGCCTACCTGGAAGCGCGCTACCCCGAACCCCCGCTGATGGGCCGAACGCCGACAGACAAGGCCGAGATCGCCAGCTGGCAATGGCGGGTGGAATTCGAAGGCCTGATGCCGGTGGCCGAAGCCCTGCGCAACAGCTCGCCGGCCATGGCTGACCGCGCCCTGCCCGGGCCGGTGAACTACGCCCAGATCCCCGAGCTGGCCCAGCGCGGCCTGGCGCGCCTGCAGCAGTTCTTCACGCTGCTGAACGAGCACCTGGCCGAACGCGACTACATCGCCGCCGGCCAATTCAGCATCGCCGACATCACCGCGGTGGTCGCGATCGACTTCGCGCGGGTGGTGAAAGTGCGTCCTGCCGACACCCACCCGCACCTGCAACGCTGGCGCGCGCTGATGGCCACGCGGCCGGCCATGTACCTTTAG
- a CDS encoding glutathione S-transferase (PFAM: Glutathione S-transferase, N-terminal domain; Glutathione S-transferase, C-terminal domain; overlaps another CDS with the same product name) → MSDTPEYIPPKVWVWNKANGGRFANINRPIAGPTHDKELPVGKHPLQLYSLATPNGVKVTVMLEELLALGHAGAEYDAWLIRINDGDQFGSGFVGVNPNSKIPALMDRSGPTPIRVFESGAILLHLAQKFGAFLPTDAAERAECLSWLFWQMGSAPYLGGGFGHFYAYAPTKIEYAIDRFAMEAKRQLDVLDRRLAESPYLAGDAYSVADIAVWPWYGALAKGLVYEAGEFLQVQDYKHLQRWTEQIAQRPAVQRGRKVNRTWGDPSSQLHERHDASDFDALPAPTAP, encoded by the coding sequence ATGAGTGACACCCCTGAGTACATCCCGCCCAAGGTCTGGGTCTGGAACAAGGCCAATGGCGGGCGCTTCGCCAACATCAACCGGCCCATCGCCGGGCCCACCCACGACAAGGAACTGCCGGTGGGCAAACACCCGCTGCAGCTGTATTCCTTGGCCACGCCCAACGGCGTGAAGGTGACCGTCATGCTGGAAGAGCTGCTGGCGCTGGGCCATGCCGGCGCCGAGTACGACGCCTGGCTGATCCGCATCAACGACGGCGACCAGTTCGGCAGCGGCTTCGTGGGCGTGAACCCGAATTCCAAGATCCCGGCGCTGATGGACCGCAGCGGGCCCACACCCATCCGCGTGTTCGAGTCCGGCGCCATCCTGCTGCACCTGGCGCAGAAGTTCGGCGCCTTTCTGCCCACAGACGCGGCCGAGCGCGCCGAATGCCTGTCCTGGCTGTTCTGGCAGATGGGCAGCGCGCCCTATCTCGGCGGTGGCTTCGGCCACTTCTACGCCTACGCGCCCACCAAGATCGAATACGCCATCGACCGCTTCGCGATGGAGGCCAAGCGCCAGCTGGACGTGCTGGACCGCCGCCTGGCCGAAAGCCCCTACCTGGCCGGCGACGCGTACAGCGTCGCCGACATCGCGGTCTGGCCCTGGTACGGCGCGCTGGCCAAGGGCCTGGTCTACGAGGCGGGCGAATTCCTGCAGGTGCAGGATTACAAGCACCTGCAGCGCTGGACCGAGCAGATCGCGCAGCGCCCCGCGGTGCAGCGCGGTCGCAAGGTCAACCGCACCTGGGGCGACCCGTCCAGCCAATTGCACGAACGCCACGACGCCAGCGACTTCGACGCCCTGCCCGCGCCCACCGCCCCATGA
- a CDS encoding pyrroline-5-carboxylate reductase (PFAM: NADP oxidoreductase coenzyme F420-dependent), which yields MTTIALFGAGGKMGLRLSKNLRGSDFQVRHVEPGAAGRQRLQDELGITCMDAAAAVDGAEVVILAVPDTLIGKLAAELSPMLQAGTMVMTLDAAAPFAGHLPKRDDLVYFVAHPCHPTIFSPEVHTPGAVDYFGGATAPQSITSALMQGPESAFDLGEAVAKTIYQPILRSYRLTVEQMALLEPGLSETVCATLLDVMREAMDEVVARGVPAECARDFLLGHMTILSAVIFKQIPGAFSDACNKAITFGKPRLMRDDWKQVFERAEIAESIRRIT from the coding sequence ATGACGACGATTGCGCTGTTTGGCGCTGGCGGGAAGATGGGCCTGCGCCTGTCCAAGAATTTGAGGGGCTCGGACTTCCAGGTGCGCCACGTGGAGCCCGGCGCCGCCGGGCGGCAGCGCCTGCAGGACGAATTGGGCATCACCTGCATGGACGCCGCCGCCGCGGTGGATGGCGCCGAGGTGGTGATCCTGGCCGTGCCGGACACCCTGATCGGCAAGCTGGCCGCCGAACTGTCCCCCATGCTCCAAGCCGGCACCATGGTGATGACGCTGGACGCCGCCGCGCCCTTTGCCGGCCACCTGCCGAAGCGCGACGACCTGGTGTACTTCGTCGCCCACCCCTGCCACCCCACCATCTTCAGCCCCGAGGTGCACACGCCCGGCGCGGTGGACTACTTCGGCGGCGCCACCGCGCCCCAATCCATCACCAGCGCACTGATGCAGGGGCCTGAAAGCGCCTTCGACCTGGGCGAAGCGGTCGCCAAGACCATCTACCAGCCGATCCTGCGTTCCTACCGCCTGACGGTGGAGCAGATGGCGCTGCTGGAGCCGGGGCTGTCGGAAACCGTGTGCGCCACCCTGCTGGACGTGATGCGCGAGGCCATGGACGAGGTGGTGGCGCGCGGCGTGCCCGCCGAGTGCGCGCGCGATTTCCTGCTGGGCCACATGACCATCCTGTCGGCGGTGATCTTCAAGCAGATTCCCGGCGCCTTCTCCGACGCCTGCAACAAGGCCATCACCTTCGGCAAGCCCAGGCTGATGCGCGACGACTGGAAGCAGGTGTTTGAGCGCGCCGAGATTGCCGAGAGCATCCGCCGCATCACCTGA
- a CDS encoding hypothetical protein (PFAM: Domain of unknown function DUF28~TIGRFAM: DNA-binding regulatory protein, YebC/PmpR family), which yields MGAQWKAKHKDIAANAKGRLFGKLAKDIMIAARHGADPAGNSKLRLVLEQARKVSMPKDTLERAIKKGAGLSGEAVHFEHAIYEGFAPHRVPVMVECLTDNVNRAASEMRVLFRKGQLGTSGSVSWDFSHVGLIEAEAAKPDADVEVAAIEAGAQDFNAAGEDGVCLFLTEPTDLDLVSRALPAQGFTVLSAKLGYQPKNPIAPGSLSAEQLEEVEAFLAALDANEDVQNVYAGLAG from the coding sequence ATGGGCGCTCAATGGAAAGCCAAGCACAAGGACATCGCCGCCAACGCCAAGGGGCGCCTGTTCGGCAAGCTGGCCAAGGACATCATGATCGCCGCACGCCATGGCGCCGACCCGGCCGGCAATTCCAAGCTGCGCCTGGTGCTGGAGCAGGCGCGCAAGGTGTCCATGCCCAAGGACACGCTGGAGCGGGCCATCAAGAAGGGCGCTGGCCTCAGCGGCGAGGCGGTTCATTTCGAACACGCCATCTACGAAGGCTTCGCGCCGCACCGCGTGCCGGTGATGGTGGAGTGCCTCACCGACAACGTGAACCGCGCCGCGTCCGAGATGCGGGTGCTGTTCCGCAAGGGGCAGCTGGGCACCTCGGGTTCGGTGTCCTGGGACTTCAGCCACGTGGGCTTGATCGAAGCCGAAGCGGCGAAACCCGACGCCGACGTGGAGGTGGCCGCCATCGAGGCCGGTGCGCAGGACTTCAATGCCGCGGGCGAAGACGGCGTGTGCCTGTTCCTGACCGAGCCCACCGACCTGGACCTGGTGAGCCGTGCGCTGCCGGCGCAGGGCTTCACGGTGCTGTCGGCCAAGCTGGGCTACCAGCCCAAGAACCCGATCGCGCCTGGCAGCCTCAGCGCCGAGCAATTGGAAGAGGTGGAAGCCTTCCTGGCCGCGCTGGACGCCAACGAGGACGTGCAGAACGTCTACGCCGGCCTGGCGGGCTGA
- a CDS encoding ABC-type polar amino acid transport system, ATPase component (PFAM: ABC transporter), with translation MKRSFDMPTDSPAPIVAIQGLRKRFGSNEVLKGVDLAVQPGEVIAIIGKSGSGKSTLLRCINGLEEFQEGSLQVQGLALQHGNAAAMRALRQHVGMIFQSFNLFPHLSVGHNVMLAPTLVKATSKDAAQALAQQLLARVGLADKFDAWPDQLSGGQQQRVAIARALAMQPSVMLCDEITSALDPELVGEVLRVVESLAQDGMTLLMVTHEMSFARKVSDRVVFMHAGRIHEMGPPAQLFDAPQTPELQQFLGALH, from the coding sequence TTGAAAAGAAGCTTCGACATGCCCACTGATTCGCCCGCCCCCATCGTCGCCATCCAGGGCCTGCGCAAGCGCTTCGGCAGCAACGAGGTGCTGAAGGGCGTGGACCTGGCGGTGCAGCCCGGCGAGGTGATCGCCATCATCGGCAAGAGCGGATCGGGCAAGAGCACCCTGCTTCGCTGCATCAACGGCCTGGAAGAATTCCAGGAAGGCAGCCTGCAGGTGCAGGGCCTGGCGCTGCAGCATGGCAACGCCGCCGCCATGCGCGCGCTGCGCCAGCACGTGGGCATGATCTTCCAGAGCTTCAACCTCTTCCCCCACCTGAGCGTGGGCCACAACGTGATGCTGGCGCCCACGCTGGTGAAGGCCACCTCCAAGGACGCCGCTCAGGCGCTGGCGCAGCAACTGCTGGCCCGCGTGGGCCTGGCCGACAAGTTCGACGCCTGGCCCGATCAGCTCTCAGGCGGACAGCAGCAGCGCGTGGCCATCGCCCGCGCCCTGGCCATGCAGCCCAGCGTGATGCTGTGCGACGAAATCACCTCGGCCCTGGACCCCGAACTGGTGGGCGAGGTGCTGCGCGTGGTGGAAAGCCTGGCCCAGGACGGCATGACCCTGCTGATGGTGACGCACGAGATGTCCTTCGCGCGCAAGGTGAGTGACCGCGTGGTCTTCATGCACGCCGGCCGCATCCACGAGATGGGACCGCCGGCACAGCTGTTCGACGCGCCGCAGACGCCGGAACTGCAGCAGTTCCTGGGCGCCCTGCACTGA
- a CDS encoding amine acid ABC transporter, permease protein, 3-TM region, His/Glu/Gln/Arg/opine family (PFAM: Binding-protein-dependent transport system inner membrane component~TIGRFAM: amine acid ABC transporter, permease protein, 3-TM region, His/Glu/Gln/Arg/opine family) produces the protein MVDFSVWDIFRNLLLAARWTVLLSLLAFVGGGLVGLALLLLRVAKGPLAGRAVAGYVQLFQGTPLLMQLFLAYFGLSLLGLNISAWVAAALALTLYTSAFLAEIWRGCVNAIPRGQWEAADSLALSFTEKMRHVVGPQALRIAVAPTVGFLVQVIKGTALASVIGFIEITKAGTMISNATFQPFKVYACVALLYFALCWPISAWSKRLEKKLRHAH, from the coding sequence ATGGTTGACTTCAGCGTCTGGGACATCTTCCGCAACCTGCTGCTGGCCGCGCGCTGGACAGTGCTGCTGTCGCTGCTGGCCTTCGTGGGCGGCGGCCTGGTGGGCCTGGCGCTGCTGCTGTTGCGCGTTGCCAAGGGGCCGCTGGCCGGCCGCGCGGTGGCGGGCTATGTGCAGCTGTTCCAGGGCACGCCGCTGCTGATGCAGTTGTTCCTGGCCTATTTCGGGCTGTCGCTGCTGGGCCTGAACATCTCGGCCTGGGTGGCCGCCGCGCTGGCGCTGACGCTGTACACCAGCGCCTTCCTGGCCGAGATCTGGCGCGGCTGCGTCAACGCCATCCCGCGCGGCCAGTGGGAAGCGGCCGACAGCCTGGCCTTGAGCTTCACCGAGAAGATGCGCCACGTGGTGGGCCCGCAGGCGCTGCGCATTGCCGTGGCGCCCACGGTGGGCTTCCTGGTGCAGGTGATCAAGGGCACCGCGCTGGCCAGCGTGATCGGTTTCATCGAGATCACCAAGGCCGGCACCATGATCAGCAACGCCACCTTCCAACCGTTCAAGGTCTACGCCTGCGTGGCCCTGCTGTACTTCGCGCTGTGCTGGCCGATTTCGGCCTGGAGCAAGCGGCTTGAAAAGAAGCTTCGACATGCCCACTGA
- a CDS encoding amine acid ABC transporter, permease protein, 3-TM region, His/Glu/Gln/Arg/opine family (PFAM: Binding-protein-dependent transport system inner membrane component~TIGRFAM: amine acid ABC transporter, permease protein, 3-TM region, His/Glu/Gln/Arg/opine family) → MIALDFGAVLVEWPALLRGAGFTLALSAAAAAGGLALGVACGWARAWGPKPLAAAVGVYVELIRNTPFIVQLFFIFFGLPGLGLKFSPELASVLAMVINLGAYAAEIVRAGIEGTPRGQIEAARSLAMNEWQVFMRVVLPPALGRVWPAMVSQIVIVMLGSAVCGQISAQELSYAANLIQSRNFRAFEAFIVATLIYLALSVAVRHALHWAGRRFIFGR, encoded by the coding sequence ATGATCGCCCTGGACTTCGGCGCCGTGCTGGTGGAATGGCCCGCGCTGCTGCGCGGCGCCGGCTTCACGCTGGCGCTCAGCGCCGCGGCGGCGGCCGGTGGCCTGGCGCTGGGCGTGGCCTGCGGCTGGGCCCGGGCTTGGGGGCCCAAGCCGCTGGCGGCGGCGGTGGGCGTGTACGTGGAACTCATCCGCAACACGCCCTTCATCGTGCAGTTGTTCTTCATCTTCTTCGGCCTGCCCGGGCTGGGCCTGAAGTTCTCGCCCGAGCTGGCGTCGGTGCTGGCGATGGTGATCAATCTTGGTGCGTACGCCGCCGAAATCGTGCGCGCAGGCATCGAGGGCACGCCACGCGGGCAGATTGAAGCCGCGCGCAGCCTGGCGATGAACGAATGGCAGGTGTTCATGCGCGTGGTGCTGCCGCCCGCACTCGGCCGGGTGTGGCCGGCCATGGTCAGCCAGATCGTCATCGTCATGCTGGGCTCGGCGGTGTGCGGGCAGATCTCGGCCCAGGAACTGAGCTACGCCGCCAACCTGATCCAAAGCCGCAACTTCCGCGCTTTCGAGGCCTTCATCGTGGCCACGCTGATCTACCTGGCGCTGTCGGTGGCGGTGCGGCACGCGCTGCACTGGGCCGGCCGGCGCTTCATCTTCGGGCGTTGA
- a CDS encoding periplasmic component of amino acid ABC-type transporter/signal transduction system (PFAM: Bacterial extracellular solute-binding proteins, family 3) has protein sequence MQRRILLASLAFALAAPALAQSTLDEVMAKKLITIAIPTDFPPYGFVGTDLKPQGLDIDMANLIAAKLGVKVELVPVTSANRIAYLQTRKADLVISTLGKNPEREKVIDFTAAYSPFFQAVFAAKSLAVKTAADLAGKTVGVTRGAIEDMELSKIAPATADIKRFEDNNATVAAFVSGQVQALATGASVAGNLMARNPGLGTEFKFVLKDSPNFIGVAKGQDALRGKVNEIIAAAKASGDIDKMARQWLGRPAGELPQ, from the coding sequence GTGCAACGACGCATCCTGCTGGCCAGCCTGGCCTTCGCCCTGGCGGCCCCTGCGCTGGCCCAGTCCACGCTGGACGAGGTGATGGCCAAGAAGCTGATCACCATCGCCATCCCCACCGACTTCCCGCCCTATGGCTTCGTCGGCACCGACCTGAAGCCGCAAGGCCTGGACATCGACATGGCCAACCTCATTGCCGCCAAGCTGGGAGTGAAGGTGGAACTGGTGCCGGTGACCAGTGCCAACCGCATCGCCTACCTGCAGACCAGGAAGGCCGACCTGGTGATCAGCACCCTGGGCAAGAACCCCGAACGCGAAAAGGTCATCGACTTCACGGCCGCCTACTCGCCCTTCTTCCAGGCCGTGTTCGCAGCCAAGAGCCTGGCGGTGAAGACGGCGGCCGACCTGGCCGGCAAGACCGTGGGCGTGACGCGCGGCGCCATCGAGGACATGGAACTCAGCAAGATCGCCCCGGCCACGGCCGACATCAAGCGCTTTGAGGACAACAACGCCACCGTGGCGGCTTTCGTGTCAGGCCAGGTGCAGGCGCTGGCCACCGGCGCCTCGGTGGCCGGCAACCTGATGGCGCGCAACCCGGGCCTGGGCACCGAGTTCAAGTTCGTGCTGAAGGACAGCCCCAATTTCATCGGCGTGGCCAAGGGCCAGGACGCGCTGCGCGGCAAGGTGAACGAGATCATCGCCGCGGCCAAGGCCTCGGGCGACATCGACAAGATGGCGCGCCAGTGGCTGGGCCGGCCGGCGGGCGAACTGCCGCAGTGA